In Dunckerocampus dactyliophorus isolate RoL2022-P2 chromosome 14, RoL_Ddac_1.1, whole genome shotgun sequence, one DNA window encodes the following:
- the LOC129194253 gene encoding zinc finger protein 518A isoform X1 gives MDLVDICPATPASSKKRCARKRNRVWRKRFRRKKRAVHIPTMQREAQNGPKKIPEKCEQSTERPSSKKPTLEAPQSECWTNNSINALRFTCTQCKNNLEYVPKDLVRHFEENHRGSPPVFSCHMCPFNTHKFSYLQIHLLSHKDTFSSCSICNDNVKRTWSELSTHLTMRHCQNGKYSCELCQRFSTCDVTAFLEHLCVKHFGLQRVNEIELHKDNIQLGSITANQTLCCPHCSYEASQKWMLAKHINANHRQNGNQRKEEVRSIARKSSDPQMKPRLTRSAVKDMCWLRQDCLALPGRDFLDKYCHLSDPQTTLEETQQFLMKSVAGEKGDEKWTKALKSVLSNVPQDISIHSKSENGMSNSADLTVLTVQNKITVAQKGDPYAKRLKMMEETEKECHFPESTAADVGQNGGQVILNDDPHGLQVETKQSEDTFILTHNDPPKCVQILENLENQELKADLHKGVHKDKQPHLEGIGMSDELMVINESQEEKSTVKERPKNKRRTQRRKRKSRSKKAVKGTSGLALKIVLKKNPVKERQWVSQSPSDMSSMEDQHAKPNSDLTVQDATQGTDQHDPTEAITLAHAPSGTGLPPLCAAKAAVVEDSFLPHVGKWDDAKKSLHFSETDLDESRPSNSTGSSVEVFPDSMQLPPAGGVPDCCVSADDGATRSCCSKSPPPSQPAITQQGMINSGDVRLVASTEQSDHVREVPPESCPNLLSNADPPMEKAIQQEPWTAYVRSRPVPKSLERTLKLIAISPSQLIRRPVRDQPVVVLNHPDADIPEVAKIMEVVNRYKGEVQKVILSRTTLNALSATTAVTNDPANTQTRPPCHGENLIQERFILKLRLRRLGRKKYEVLDPVSPSRDVAKKFSCWFCGRVFEKQEVWMVHRQRHLMDWRRPNCENV, from the exons ATGGATTTGGTGGATATTTGCCCAGCTACCCCTGCTTCAAGTAAAAAGAGGTGTGCACGCAAGAGGAATAGAGTTTGGCGCAAAAGGTTCCGCCGCAAGAAGCGCGCAGTTCACATCCCAACTATGCAACGTGAAGCTCAAAATGGACCAAAGAAGATACCAGAGAAATGTGAGCAAAGCACAGAGCGGCCTTCGTCAAAGAAGCCCACCCTAGAGGCACCACAGAGTGAATGCTGGACAAACAATAGTATAAATGCACTCAGGTTTACGTGCACACAATGCAAGAACAACCTGGAATATGTTCCCAAAGACTTAGTGAGGCACTTTGAGGAAAACCACAGAGGGAGCCCACCTGTTTTTTCTTGTCACATGTGCCCTTTTAATACACACAAGTTCTCCTACCTTCAGATTCATCTGCTAAGCCACAAGGACACCTTTTCTAGCTGCAGCATTTGTAATGACAACGTCAAACGCACATGGTCTGAGCTGAGCACACACCTCACTATGCGTCACTGCCAAAATGGCAAATATTCATGTGAACTGTGTCAGAGATTCTCTACTTGTGATGTGACTGCATTTTTAGAACATCTGTGCGTAAAGCATTTTGGCCTTCAAAGAGTAAATGAGATTGAGCTACACAAGGACAATATTCAGTTAGGGTCCATAACAGCTAATCAAACTTTATGTTGTCCACACTGCAGCTATGAAGCATCTCAGAAGTGGATGCTTGCTAAGCACATTAATGCAAATCATCGCCAGAATGGTAACCAGAGAAAGGAGGAGGTCCGCTCCATAGCAAGAAAATCAAGCGACCCCCAAATGAAACCTAGGTTAACAAGGAGCGCCGTGAAGGACATGTGCTGGTTAAGACAGGACTGCcttgctctgccagggagagACTTCCTGGATAAATACTGTCATTTGTCTGACCCCCAAACTACCTTAGAGGAGACCCAGCAATTTTTAATGAAATCTGTTGCTGGAGAAAAGGGTGATGAGAAATGGACCAAGGCTCTCAAATCTGTTCTGTCTAATGTCCCCCAAGACATTAGCATCCATTCAAAATCAGAGAATGGCATGTCAAATTCGGCTGATCTCACTGTCCTCACGGTCCAGAACAAGATAACTGTGGCCCAGAAAGGTGATCCCTATGCAAAAAGACTGAAGATGATGGAGGAAAcagaaaaagaatgtcatttcCCGGAAAGCACCGCTGCCGATGTTGGTCAAAATGGAGGTCAAGTCATTTTGAATGATGATCCACATGGCCTGCAggttgaaacaaaacaaagtgaagACACATTCATTTTGACCCACAATGACCCACCTAAGTGCGTCCAGATTCTGGAAAACCTAGAGAATCAGGAATTAAAGGCTGACTTGCATAAGGGGGTGCATAAAGATAAACAACCCCATTTGGAGGGAATTGGTATGTCCGATGAGCTGATGGTCATAAATGAAAGCCAAGAGGAGAAATCCACTGTTAAAGAGAGACCAAAAAATAAGAGAAGGACGCAAAGACGGAAAAGAAAGTCCAGATCAAAGAAGGCGGTGAAGGGAACCTCAGGATTAGCCTTAAAGATTGTGTTGAAGAAGAATCCTGTCAAAGAGAGACAGTGGGTGTCACAAAGCCCATCAGACATGAGTTCAATGGAGGACCAGCACGCCAAACCAAATTCTGACCTAACAGTACAGGACGCAACACAGGGGACTGATCAGCATGACCCCACTGAAGCCatcacattagcacatgcacCATCAGGCACTGGACTGCCTCCACTTTGTGCTGCTAAGGCTGCCGTGGTTGAGGATTCCTTCTTGCCGCATGTAGGAAAGTGGGATGATGCAAAGAAATCGCTACACTTCTCGGAAACAGATCTTGACGAGAGCAGGCCGTCAAATTCAACGGGGAGTTCAGTTGAGGTGTTTCCTGACAGCATGCAGCTCCCCCCCGCCGGTGGTGTcccggactgctgtgtgtcAGCCGATGATGGAGCCACTCGCAGCTGCTGCAGCAAGTCTCCCCCTCCTTCCCAACCTGCTATTACACAACAGG GTATGATAAACTCCGGGGATGTAAGGCTTGTGGCATCTACAGAACAGAGTGACCATGTTAGAGAAGTACCTCCAGAGTCCTGTCCCAATCTCCTCAGCAATGCAGACCCTCCAATGGAGAAAGCCATCCAACAGGAACCATGGACAGCCTATGTACGCAGCCGGCCTGTCCCAAAAAGCCTGGAAAGGACCCTGAAATTGATAGCCATAAGCCCCTCTCAGCTGATAAGGCGCCCAGTGAGAGACCAGCCTGTTGTAGTGCTCAATCATCCAGATGCAGACATCCCAGAGGTGGCCAAGATCATGGAGGTGGTCAACCGGTACAAAGGAGAGGTGCAGAAAGTCATCCTGTCTCGTACAACTCTAAATGCTCTCTCCGCCACGACCGCTGTAACAAATGACCCTGCAAACACTCAGACCCGACCGCCCTGTCACGGGGAGAACTTAATCCAGGAGAGGTTTATTCTCAAACTGAGACTGCGGCGACTCGGCAGGAAGAAGTACGAGGTGCTCGATCCAGTTTCTCCCAGCAGGGACGTCGCAAAAAAATTCAGTTGCTGGTTTTGCGGCAGGGTCTTTGAAAAGCAAGAGGTGTGGATGGTCCACCGGCAGCGACACCTGATGGACTGGAGAAGACCAAACTGTGAAAATGTTTAA
- the LOC129194253 gene encoding uncharacterized protein LOC129194253 isoform X2, translating into MLAKHINANHRQNGNQRKEEVRSIARKSSDPQMKPRLTRSAVKDMCWLRQDCLALPGRDFLDKYCHLSDPQTTLEETQQFLMKSVAGEKGDEKWTKALKSVLSNVPQDISIHSKSENGMSNSADLTVLTVQNKITVAQKGDPYAKRLKMMEETEKECHFPESTAADVGQNGGQVILNDDPHGLQVETKQSEDTFILTHNDPPKCVQILENLENQELKADLHKGVHKDKQPHLEGIGMSDELMVINESQEEKSTVKERPKNKRRTQRRKRKSRSKKAVKGTSGLALKIVLKKNPVKERQWVSQSPSDMSSMEDQHAKPNSDLTVQDATQGTDQHDPTEAITLAHAPSGTGLPPLCAAKAAVVEDSFLPHVGKWDDAKKSLHFSETDLDESRPSNSTGSSVEVFPDSMQLPPAGGVPDCCVSADDGATRSCCSKSPPPSQPAITQQGMINSGDVRLVASTEQSDHVREVPPESCPNLLSNADPPMEKAIQQEPWTAYVRSRPVPKSLERTLKLIAISPSQLIRRPVRDQPVVVLNHPDADIPEVAKIMEVVNRYKGEVQKVILSRTTLNALSATTAVTNDPANTQTRPPCHGENLIQERFILKLRLRRLGRKKYEVLDPVSPSRDVAKKFSCWFCGRVFEKQEVWMVHRQRHLMDWRRPNCENV; encoded by the exons ATGCTTGCTAAGCACATTAATGCAAATCATCGCCAGAATGGTAACCAGAGAAAGGAGGAGGTCCGCTCCATAGCAAGAAAATCAAGCGACCCCCAAATGAAACCTAGGTTAACAAGGAGCGCCGTGAAGGACATGTGCTGGTTAAGACAGGACTGCcttgctctgccagggagagACTTCCTGGATAAATACTGTCATTTGTCTGACCCCCAAACTACCTTAGAGGAGACCCAGCAATTTTTAATGAAATCTGTTGCTGGAGAAAAGGGTGATGAGAAATGGACCAAGGCTCTCAAATCTGTTCTGTCTAATGTCCCCCAAGACATTAGCATCCATTCAAAATCAGAGAATGGCATGTCAAATTCGGCTGATCTCACTGTCCTCACGGTCCAGAACAAGATAACTGTGGCCCAGAAAGGTGATCCCTATGCAAAAAGACTGAAGATGATGGAGGAAAcagaaaaagaatgtcatttcCCGGAAAGCACCGCTGCCGATGTTGGTCAAAATGGAGGTCAAGTCATTTTGAATGATGATCCACATGGCCTGCAggttgaaacaaaacaaagtgaagACACATTCATTTTGACCCACAATGACCCACCTAAGTGCGTCCAGATTCTGGAAAACCTAGAGAATCAGGAATTAAAGGCTGACTTGCATAAGGGGGTGCATAAAGATAAACAACCCCATTTGGAGGGAATTGGTATGTCCGATGAGCTGATGGTCATAAATGAAAGCCAAGAGGAGAAATCCACTGTTAAAGAGAGACCAAAAAATAAGAGAAGGACGCAAAGACGGAAAAGAAAGTCCAGATCAAAGAAGGCGGTGAAGGGAACCTCAGGATTAGCCTTAAAGATTGTGTTGAAGAAGAATCCTGTCAAAGAGAGACAGTGGGTGTCACAAAGCCCATCAGACATGAGTTCAATGGAGGACCAGCACGCCAAACCAAATTCTGACCTAACAGTACAGGACGCAACACAGGGGACTGATCAGCATGACCCCACTGAAGCCatcacattagcacatgcacCATCAGGCACTGGACTGCCTCCACTTTGTGCTGCTAAGGCTGCCGTGGTTGAGGATTCCTTCTTGCCGCATGTAGGAAAGTGGGATGATGCAAAGAAATCGCTACACTTCTCGGAAACAGATCTTGACGAGAGCAGGCCGTCAAATTCAACGGGGAGTTCAGTTGAGGTGTTTCCTGACAGCATGCAGCTCCCCCCCGCCGGTGGTGTcccggactgctgtgtgtcAGCCGATGATGGAGCCACTCGCAGCTGCTGCAGCAAGTCTCCCCCTCCTTCCCAACCTGCTATTACACAACAGG GTATGATAAACTCCGGGGATGTAAGGCTTGTGGCATCTACAGAACAGAGTGACCATGTTAGAGAAGTACCTCCAGAGTCCTGTCCCAATCTCCTCAGCAATGCAGACCCTCCAATGGAGAAAGCCATCCAACAGGAACCATGGACAGCCTATGTACGCAGCCGGCCTGTCCCAAAAAGCCTGGAAAGGACCCTGAAATTGATAGCCATAAGCCCCTCTCAGCTGATAAGGCGCCCAGTGAGAGACCAGCCTGTTGTAGTGCTCAATCATCCAGATGCAGACATCCCAGAGGTGGCCAAGATCATGGAGGTGGTCAACCGGTACAAAGGAGAGGTGCAGAAAGTCATCCTGTCTCGTACAACTCTAAATGCTCTCTCCGCCACGACCGCTGTAACAAATGACCCTGCAAACACTCAGACCCGACCGCCCTGTCACGGGGAGAACTTAATCCAGGAGAGGTTTATTCTCAAACTGAGACTGCGGCGACTCGGCAGGAAGAAGTACGAGGTGCTCGATCCAGTTTCTCCCAGCAGGGACGTCGCAAAAAAATTCAGTTGCTGGTTTTGCGGCAGGGTCTTTGAAAAGCAAGAGGTGTGGATGGTCCACCGGCAGCGACACCTGATGGACTGGAGAAGACCAAACTGTGAAAATGTTTAA
- the blnk gene encoding B-cell linker protein isoform X2: MDTFGKLTTCASAKIRQFQKIAQDIKKNDGSFLSKLKRLKNKPAPEIPVRDYRDGDMVGAGDLTESDYDNDMYDNPLQEHDVKYEPPPCHKLFTRSSSSSFLRGDYIDSCRNGPKLKPRNVFKPSQEFKQLTPEQTQKDSNEENYISPDGKNDDDNYVEPAENLPTNSKISTANSIVRGRSMIRVTLPKCQPSPDFHEVPDQEDNMLILPVNRVNPMRSASIEQQATLDTEYEVCDRDDIDTDEPAVQHPPFPSKYSQRKLPKPPVRLGQDVKQRDFERKTLPRINTGSKPPPPKSLTLDIKRSKIPLQHIAFHGQTSCGESGATHQDKDTDIYAEPWFAGECDRKTADQLLFHANKDGAFMVRKSSGQAVHQPYTLVVFYKGRVYNVPIRFIHTSQKYALGKEKKGEEYFHSVSHIIKTHQTTALVLIDSKSNIKDAARLCFPTKP, from the exons ATGGATACGTTCGGTAAACTCACAACTTGTGCTTCAGCAAAGATTCG GCAGTTTCAGAAGATCGCTCAGGACATCAAAAAAAATGATGGCAGTTTCCTGAGTAAATTAAAAAG ACTGAAAAACAAACCAGCTCCGGAGATACCTGTGAGAGACTACAGAG ATGGAGACATGGTGGGTGCTGGAGATCTGACTGAATCTGATTAT GACAATGACATGTATGACAATCCACTGCAAGAGCATGATGTCAAATATGAGCCGCCTCCCTGCCACAAACTCTTTACCAGAAGTTCTTCATCATCCTTTCTGAGGGGAGACTATATTG ACAGCTGCCGTAATGGGCCAAAACTGAAACCCAGAAATGTCTTCAAACCGAGCCAAGAATTCAAACAACTGACGCCTGAACAAACCCAAAAGGACAGTAATGAA GAGAACTACATCAGTCCTGACGGCAAAAATGATGATGACAACTATGTCGAACCGGCAGAGAACCTCCCAACTA ATTCTAAGATATCTACTGCAAACAGTATTGTGCGGGGCCGCTCCATGATACGTGTAACTTTACCAAAGTGTCAACCAAGTCCAG ATTTTCATGAAGTTCCAGACCAAGAG GATAACATGTTGATTCTTCCAGTAAACAG AGTTAATCCGATGCGATCGGCATCTATA GAGCAGCAGGCCACACTTGACACGGAATATGAAGTGTGTGATCGAGACGACA TTGACACTGATGAACCTGCAGTGCAACATCCTCCATTCCCGTCTAAATATTCGCAAAGAAA GTTACCAAAACCACCTGTAAGGCTG GGGCAAGACGTGAAGCAGAGGGACTTTGAAC GCAAAACACTGCCAAGAATTAACACGGGCAGCAAACCTCCTCCTCCAAAATCTCTTACTCTGGACATAAAACGATCAAA GATTCCTCTTCAACACATTGCCTTTCACG GGCAAACCAGTTGTGGTGAAAGTGGGGCAACACACCAAGACAAG GACACAGACATCTATGCAGAGCCGTGGTTTGCTGGGGAATGCGACCGCAAGACTGCTGACCAACTGCTTTTTCACGCAAATAAA GACGGGGCCTTCATGGTGAGGAAGAGTTCCGGACAGGCTGTTCACCAACCGTACACATTGGTGGTGTTTTATAAGGGCAGAGTGTACAACGTTCCCATTCGGTTTATACACACAAGTCAGAAGTATGCACTCGGAAAGGAGAAGAAAGGAGAAGAG TATTTCCACAGTGTCTCTCACATCATCAAGACCCACCAGACGACTGCTCTGGTGTTGATTGACAGCAAGAGTAACATCAAAGATGCTGCCAGGCTGTGTTTTCCTACCAAGCCTTAG
- the blnk gene encoding B-cell linker protein isoform X1 yields the protein MNLPSREQCEGWDQSQVALFMCKNLSDGDMSKCSPLLQQQFQKIAQDIKKNDGSFLSKLKRLKNKPAPEIPVRDYRDGDMVGAGDLTESDYDNDMYDNPLQEHDVKYEPPPCHKLFTRSSSSSFLRGDYIDSCRNGPKLKPRNVFKPSQEFKQLTPEQTQKDSNEENYISPDGKNDDDNYVEPAENLPTNSKISTANSIVRGRSMIRVTLPKCQPSPDFHEVPDQEDNMLILPVNRVNPMRSASIEQQATLDTEYEVCDRDDIDTDEPAVQHPPFPSKYSQRKLPKPPVRLGQDVKQRDFERKTLPRINTGSKPPPPKSLTLDIKRSKIPLQHIAFHGQTSCGESGATHQDKDTDIYAEPWFAGECDRKTADQLLFHANKDGAFMVRKSSGQAVHQPYTLVVFYKGRVYNVPIRFIHTSQKYALGKEKKGEEYFHSVSHIIKTHQTTALVLIDSKSNIKDAARLCFPTKP from the exons AACCTGTCAGACGGCGACATGAGCAAGTGCAGTCCTCTTCTTCAGCA GCAGTTTCAGAAGATCGCTCAGGACATCAAAAAAAATGATGGCAGTTTCCTGAGTAAATTAAAAAG ACTGAAAAACAAACCAGCTCCGGAGATACCTGTGAGAGACTACAGAG ATGGAGACATGGTGGGTGCTGGAGATCTGACTGAATCTGATTAT GACAATGACATGTATGACAATCCACTGCAAGAGCATGATGTCAAATATGAGCCGCCTCCCTGCCACAAACTCTTTACCAGAAGTTCTTCATCATCCTTTCTGAGGGGAGACTATATTG ACAGCTGCCGTAATGGGCCAAAACTGAAACCCAGAAATGTCTTCAAACCGAGCCAAGAATTCAAACAACTGACGCCTGAACAAACCCAAAAGGACAGTAATGAA GAGAACTACATCAGTCCTGACGGCAAAAATGATGATGACAACTATGTCGAACCGGCAGAGAACCTCCCAACTA ATTCTAAGATATCTACTGCAAACAGTATTGTGCGGGGCCGCTCCATGATACGTGTAACTTTACCAAAGTGTCAACCAAGTCCAG ATTTTCATGAAGTTCCAGACCAAGAG GATAACATGTTGATTCTTCCAGTAAACAG AGTTAATCCGATGCGATCGGCATCTATA GAGCAGCAGGCCACACTTGACACGGAATATGAAGTGTGTGATCGAGACGACA TTGACACTGATGAACCTGCAGTGCAACATCCTCCATTCCCGTCTAAATATTCGCAAAGAAA GTTACCAAAACCACCTGTAAGGCTG GGGCAAGACGTGAAGCAGAGGGACTTTGAAC GCAAAACACTGCCAAGAATTAACACGGGCAGCAAACCTCCTCCTCCAAAATCTCTTACTCTGGACATAAAACGATCAAA GATTCCTCTTCAACACATTGCCTTTCACG GGCAAACCAGTTGTGGTGAAAGTGGGGCAACACACCAAGACAAG GACACAGACATCTATGCAGAGCCGTGGTTTGCTGGGGAATGCGACCGCAAGACTGCTGACCAACTGCTTTTTCACGCAAATAAA GACGGGGCCTTCATGGTGAGGAAGAGTTCCGGACAGGCTGTTCACCAACCGTACACATTGGTGGTGTTTTATAAGGGCAGAGTGTACAACGTTCCCATTCGGTTTATACACACAAGTCAGAAGTATGCACTCGGAAAGGAGAAGAAAGGAGAAGAG TATTTCCACAGTGTCTCTCACATCATCAAGACCCACCAGACGACTGCTCTGGTGTTGATTGACAGCAAGAGTAACATCAAAGATGCTGCCAGGCTGTGTTTTCCTACCAAGCCTTAG